One genomic window of [Clostridium] scindens ATCC 35704 includes the following:
- a CDS encoding N-acyl homoserine lactonase family protein, translated as MSLTIRPLNSGYIPTKPLEYWYHFSCKKYVEKMGISNESDQLPDFTFLIEGGEKLVLVDTGMSWNEHADKYHHGPSMQRPGIDDIESRLAQVGYKPEDVDIVLFTHLHWDHVFYIEKFTNARFICNEAEWNYAHNPVPLHYKSYCRPIIAKDGDVTVGDEFVAPYDAPGVKERFETVRGEVEIIPGVSVYESFGHCPGHMSIAVQTEDGPYFCVGDSVFVMGNIDAPQAMQDELHYDICPPGRFVDIVAAWETVRDHVRRCKEAGVDPHKHLLLAHDVILSAAVEKYEDSHDNKIPVIGTKDSDFVFDEFKTAIIDKDAKKAAAKAQTKYFS; from the coding sequence ATGTCACTAACAATCAGACCACTTAATTCTGGTTACATTCCAACAAAACCACTGGAGTATTGGTATCATTTTTCCTGTAAAAAATATGTAGAAAAGATGGGGATCTCGAATGAATCTGATCAGTTGCCGGATTTCACATTTTTAATTGAGGGAGGCGAGAAACTTGTCCTGGTTGATACGGGTATGTCCTGGAATGAACATGCAGATAAATATCATCATGGACCGTCCATGCAGAGACCAGGAATTGATGATATCGAATCTCGTCTGGCTCAAGTGGGTTACAAACCGGAAGATGTAGACATTGTATTGTTTACACATCTTCATTGGGATCACGTTTTCTATATTGAAAAGTTTACGAATGCACGTTTCATCTGCAATGAAGCAGAATGGAATTATGCACATAATCCGGTTCCGCTGCACTATAAGTCTTATTGCCGACCAATTATTGCGAAAGACGGGGATGTTACAGTGGGTGATGAATTTGTCGCACCTTATGATGCACCGGGGGTGAAGGAACGTTTTGAGACGGTAAGAGGTGAAGTGGAGATTATTCCGGGTGTCAGTGTCTATGAATCATTCGGCCATTGTCCGGGACATATGAGCATTGCTGTTCAGACAGAAGATGGTCCTTACTTCTGTGTAGGGGATTCAGTATTTGTAATGGGTAATATTGATGCGCCACAGGCTATGCAGGATGAATTGCACTATGATATCTGCCCGCCGGGACGCTTTGTAGATATTGTTGCTGCATGGGAGACGGTTCGTGATCATGTGCGCCGCTGTAAAGAAGCGGGAGTTGATCCTCACAAACATCTGCTGCTGGCCCATGATGTTATTTTATCTGCCGCAGTAGAAAAATATGAGGATTCTCATGATAATAAGATTCCGGTAATCGGGACAAAAGACAGTGACTTTGTATTTGATGAATTCAAAACTGCAATCATCGATAAAGATGCTAAAAAAGCAGCAGCAAAGGCACAAACAAAATATTTTAGTTAA
- a CDS encoding amidophosphoribosyltransferase, with the protein MGGFFGVASKNDCVLELFYGVDYHSHLGTRRGGMATYGKAGFNRAIHNIENSPFRTKFDRDVSEMKGHLGIGCISDFEPQPLLIQSHLGSFAVTTVGKVNNYEELLNRLYNNARSHFQEMTNGQINVTELVAALICEKDSILEGIKYVQELVDGSMTMLVMTKEGIYAARDRYGRTPLVVGHKTDAYCVSFESHAYINLGYTDYKVLGPAEVVYVTPEGVEVLCKPQEEMKICSFLWVYYGYPTSSYEGVNVEEMRYKCGSMLAKRDGNSVRPDIVAGVPDSGIAHAIGYANESGIPYARPFIKYTPTWPRSFMPTNQSQRNLIARMKLIPVHALIENKKLLLIDDSIVRGTQLRETTEFLYQSGAKEVHVRPACPPIMYGCKYLNFSRSKSEMELIARQMIKKREGDDVSKEVLEEYSNPCTCRYAQMIEDIRKQQNFTTLRYHRLDDLLTSIGIEPCKVCTYCFDGKE; encoded by the coding sequence ATGGGAGGTTTTTTTGGCGTAGCGTCAAAGAATGATTGCGTATTAGAACTTTTTTATGGAGTAGATTATCACTCGCATCTTGGAACCAGACGAGGAGGTATGGCAACATATGGCAAGGCTGGATTCAACCGTGCAATCCACAACATTGAGAACTCGCCGTTCCGTACGAAGTTCGACCGCGATGTCAGTGAGATGAAGGGACACCTTGGAATTGGATGTATCTCAGATTTTGAGCCGCAGCCGCTGCTGATTCAGTCTCATCTGGGAAGTTTTGCAGTTACAACGGTTGGAAAGGTGAATAATTATGAAGAATTATTGAACCGGCTGTATAATAATGCACGTTCTCATTTCCAGGAGATGACGAATGGTCAGATTAATGTAACAGAACTGGTTGCGGCACTGATCTGTGAAAAAGATTCTATCTTGGAAGGAATCAAATATGTGCAGGAACTGGTAGATGGCTCCATGACCATGCTTGTGATGACTAAAGAGGGAATCTACGCAGCCAGAGACCGTTATGGAAGAACACCTCTTGTAGTTGGGCATAAGACAGATGCTTATTGTGTATCTTTTGAAAGTCATGCATATATTAACCTTGGATATACGGACTATAAAGTGTTAGGTCCTGCAGAGGTCGTATATGTTACTCCGGAAGGTGTTGAGGTGCTTTGCAAACCACAGGAGGAGATGAAGATCTGCTCTTTTTTGTGGGTGTATTACGGATATCCGACTTCTTCTTATGAAGGTGTCAATGTAGAAGAGATGCGTTATAAATGTGGTAGTATGCTGGCTAAGAGAGATGGGAATTCTGTTCGTCCGGATATTGTTGCCGGTGTTCCGGATTCTGGTATAGCCCATGCAATCGGATATGCGAATGAATCGGGTATTCCGTATGCCAGACCATTTATTAAGTATACACCAACATGGCCGCGTTCTTTCATGCCGACTAATCAGAGCCAGCGTAACCTGATTGCACGTATGAAGTTGATTCCGGTACATGCTTTGATTGAGAATAAGAAACTGCTTCTGATCGACGATTCTATCGTGCGTGGAACCCAACTTCGTGAGACGACAGAATTCTTATATCAGAGCGGAGCCAAAGAAGTACATGTCCGTCCGGCATGTCCTCCGATTATGTATGGATGTAAGTATCTGAACTTCTCACGTTCCAAATCGGAGATGGAACTGATCGCAAGGCAGATGATTAAGAAACGGGAAGGCGATGATGTATCGAAAGAGGTGCTGGAGGAATATTCGAATCCATGTACCTGCAGGTACGCGCAGATGATCGAGGATATCAGGAAGCAGCAGAACTTTACGACGCTGCGGTATCATAGACTGGATGATCTGTTAACATCTATTGGGATTGAGCCTTGTAAGGTTTGTACTTATTGCTTTGATGGGAAAGAGTAG
- a CDS encoding class II aldolase/adducin family protein, whose amino-acid sequence MTQEVYEIAEKLVIASKRAYNRGIQTGSGGNVSARIPGTETMLVKASGGSLGDCTPEGFLITDFEGNLIEGDGKPTREALLHGYIYKLRPDVNAVVHVHSPYAIGWSSSKKDLPLVTWHAQLKNPAAYPTLDVHAAMVRTEDVPMVEEMFKKTSDISAFLLADHGVVAMGKDALAAEHTAELVEETAQVAILDKLVEKLGL is encoded by the coding sequence ATGACTCAGGAAGTATATGAAATAGCAGAAAAACTTGTTATTGCAAGCAAAAGAGCGTATAATAGAGGAATACAGACTGGCAGTGGCGGCAATGTAAGCGCCAGAATTCCAGGGACTGAGACAATGCTTGTGAAGGCGAGCGGCGGCTCGCTAGGTGACTGTACACCCGAGGGATTTTTGATTACTGATTTCGAAGGAAACTTAATTGAAGGGGATGGAAAGCCAACCAGAGAAGCGTTGCTGCATGGATATATCTACAAACTTCGGCCGGATGTCAATGCGGTTGTACATGTACATTCACCGTATGCAATTGGGTGGTCTTCTTCTAAGAAGGATCTGCCGCTCGTAACCTGGCATGCACAGCTTAAGAATCCGGCTGCGTATCCAACGCTGGATGTACACGCGGCGATGGTTCGAACTGAAGATGTTCCGATGGTCGAAGAGATGTTTAAGAAGACATCGGATATATCAGCATTTCTATTGGCCGATCACGGTGTGGTTGCAATGGGTAAAGATGCTCTTGCAGCAGAACACACAGCGGAATTGGTAGAGGAGACTGCACAGGTAGCGATTCTGGATAAACTGGTAGAGAAGCTCGGTCTGTAA
- a CDS encoding Tm-1-like ATP-binding domain-containing protein encodes MKTIAIIESCDTKYKEAEFISNFIKKEDLNTLVLNTATGPDPSYNYDISREEIAQAYGTSWSEMEPKSKGEKIDFMKDAVADYVEKLYLEGKIDGIISVGGLQNTVMAANAMQRLPIGFPKVIATTVASGTRKFDLVVGDKDITVMPAICDFTGLNIVTRQVISNACACCVGMVKCAGKVLKKGDKPVVAVTLMGVTNNGAVEAVEELERVGLEVIGFHATGVGGATMENMAASGMVDGILDLTLHELTSEYFGGGFSYGPRSSIRLVESVEKKVPLVISLGGLDFVDFSTNELPGRMDERKYMLHNANTAHIKILPDEAEALGKILVERLSKVTYPIKLLIPTKGMRHNTQEGQELYSPESDSVLIQTIINNVNDNVEVIVIPHNLDTKEFGIKAAHYMIDEMKQRGKLSQDFSY; translated from the coding sequence ATGAAAACAATAGCGATTATTGAAAGTTGCGATACAAAATATAAAGAAGCAGAATTTATTAGTAATTTTATAAAAAAGGAAGATTTGAATACTTTAGTTCTTAATACAGCGACAGGACCGGATCCCTCGTATAATTATGACATTTCCAGAGAAGAAATTGCACAAGCATATGGAACTTCATGGTCAGAGATGGAGCCGAAATCAAAGGGAGAAAAGATTGATTTCATGAAGGATGCGGTTGCAGATTATGTTGAAAAACTGTATTTGGAAGGGAAAATTGATGGAATTATTTCCGTAGGAGGTTTACAGAACACAGTCATGGCAGCGAACGCCATGCAGAGACTTCCTATTGGTTTTCCAAAGGTCATAGCTACAACCGTTGCCAGTGGAACCAGAAAGTTTGATTTGGTAGTAGGGGATAAGGATATTACGGTTATGCCGGCAATCTGCGATTTTACAGGTCTGAATATTGTAACACGTCAGGTCATTTCCAATGCCTGTGCCTGTTGTGTGGGCATGGTAAAATGTGCAGGGAAAGTGTTAAAAAAAGGAGACAAACCAGTTGTGGCTGTTACTTTGATGGGAGTAACAAATAACGGTGCTGTTGAGGCTGTAGAAGAATTAGAAAGGGTAGGGTTGGAAGTGATTGGATTCCATGCAACCGGAGTTGGCGGTGCGACGATGGAAAATATGGCTGCAAGCGGAATGGTAGATGGGATTCTGGATTTGACGCTTCATGAGTTGACATCGGAGTATTTTGGCGGTGGATTTTCTTATGGACCAAGATCAAGTATCCGTCTGGTAGAGTCTGTTGAAAAAAAGGTACCTTTGGTTATTAGTCTGGGAGGTTTGGATTTTGTTGATTTTAGTACGAATGAACTTCCGGGACGTATGGATGAAAGGAAATATATGCTGCATAATGCCAATACAGCGCATATCAAGATCCTTCCGGATGAGGCTGAAGCGCTCGGTAAGATTCTGGTGGAGAGACTTAGTAAAGTAACCTATCCGATTAAACTATTAATTCCTACAAAAGGAATGAGGCATAATACACAGGAAGGACAGGAGTTATATTCACCAGAGAGTGATAGTGTGCTGATTCAGACAATTATTAACAATGTAAATGATAATGTAGAAGTTATTGTAATTCCACATAATCTGGATACGAAAGAATTCGGGATTAAAGCAGCACATTATATGATAGATGAAATGAAACAAAGAGGTAAATTGTCACAGGATTTTTCTTATTAG
- the tpiA gene encoding triose-phosphate isomerase, with translation MKKLYFGSNLKMYKGMEDTSAYLRELVERTKDISRDKIELFIIPSYTSLDAAVKCGDRNYVRIGAQNMCWEDEGQFTGEISPCMIEEMGINLVMIGHSERRHVFGETDVEENRKVRLALKHGFKTLLCIGETAEEKKYGISSEVLRTQLKIGFYGVDASDALNIWVAYEPVWSIGVNGTPATAQYAEKMHEVIKETLREIFGETGESIPVLYGGSVNPQNANQLIIQPSVDGLFVGRSAWQAQAFEKLIRNAKYVYENQ, from the coding sequence GTGAAGAAGTTATATTTTGGCAGTAATCTAAAAATGTATAAGGGTATGGAAGACACTTCGGCATATTTGCGGGAATTAGTAGAACGGACCAAGGATATTAGTCGTGATAAAATAGAACTTTTTATTATTCCGTCATATACATCTCTAGATGCAGCGGTAAAATGCGGTGACCGCAATTATGTAAGGATTGGGGCCCAGAATATGTGCTGGGAGGATGAAGGTCAATTTACGGGTGAAATCTCTCCTTGTATGATAGAAGAAATGGGCATTAATCTGGTAATGATCGGTCATTCGGAGAGAAGACATGTTTTTGGCGAAACAGATGTAGAAGAGAACAGGAAAGTCAGATTAGCGTTAAAACATGGCTTTAAGACTCTGCTCTGCATTGGCGAGACTGCAGAAGAAAAGAAATATGGTATTAGTTCTGAGGTACTTAGAACCCAGCTTAAGATAGGATTTTATGGTGTTGATGCGTCCGATGCTTTGAATATATGGGTAGCCTATGAGCCGGTGTGGTCAATTGGGGTGAATGGAACCCCGGCTACTGCGCAATATGCAGAAAAAATGCATGAAGTGATTAAGGAGACTCTAAGAGAGATATTTGGAGAGACCGGCGAGAGCATTCCTGTTTTATATGGGGGAAGTGTCAATCCCCAGAATGCAAATCAACTCATTATACAGCCATCGGTTGACGGCCTTTTTGTCGGGAGATCTGCGTGGCAGGCACAGGCTTTTGAGAAACTTATCAGAAACGCAAAATACGTGTACGAAAATCAATAA
- a CDS encoding RpiB/LacA/LacB family sugar-phosphate isomerase produces the protein MKIAIGCDPNAQTVKEELIKYIEKKGYGEVTDFGSEDPIYAHTAIKVAESVAAKEYDRGILICGTGIGVSLAANKVKGAYAALISDIYSATRARLSNNANIACMGAFTTGSKVREGMVDAFLTNEFVSGCASQPKVDAFVAYDNSRENGNGQK, from the coding sequence ATGAAAATAGCAATTGGATGTGATCCGAATGCACAGACGGTAAAAGAAGAGTTAATTAAGTATATTGAGAAGAAGGGATATGGAGAGGTCACTGATTTTGGCAGTGAAGATCCCATATATGCACATACGGCTATAAAAGTTGCGGAAAGTGTTGCTGCAAAGGAATATGACAGAGGAATCTTAATCTGTGGTACGGGTATTGGTGTATCTCTGGCAGCAAATAAAGTAAAAGGAGCTTATGCGGCACTGATTTCAGATATATATTCTGCTACAAGAGCAAGGCTCAGCAATAATGCGAATATAGCATGCATGGGGGCCTTTACTACGGGGAGCAAGGTGAGAGAAGGAATGGTGGATGCCTTTCTGACGAATGAATTTGTTTCGGGGTGTGCATCCCAGCCGAAGGTAGATGCGTTCGTTGCTTATGATAATAGTCGTGAAAATGGTAATGGACAAAAGTAA
- a CDS encoding 2-keto-3-deoxygluconate permease has product MKEKKSFFKLMQRIPGGLIIVPMLVGVLANTFIPDVLEIGGFTTGMFKSGTACLLGMFLLLNGASIDVKKIGMPLYKGFVLTLMKFIFGVAFGLLVTKLCGVAGFAGITPMAIIAALTNSAGGLYLGLAQQYGDETDAGAISILSLNDGPFFTMIAMGTAGMASIPIYAFIATLIPLIIGIIWGNLDDTFRKVAADAMPIITFFMMIPIGAGMSLMSLVQGGMAGLILAMISALTAFLFYFVYQLLLPKNKRNAMGAAIGTTAANATSVPASVAEVDPTWEPYAGTATAQVAVAAIVTAFTAPIITSMCDKRMRKKKLGIYSEEAIAERETMAQTQAQ; this is encoded by the coding sequence ATGAAGGAAAAGAAAAGTTTTTTTAAACTGATGCAGAGAATTCCTGGCGGATTAATTATCGTTCCTATGCTGGTGGGTGTGCTTGCAAACACGTTTATACCGGATGTATTAGAGATTGGTGGATTTACGACAGGAATGTTTAAGTCAGGAACGGCCTGTCTGCTGGGCATGTTTTTGCTGCTGAACGGAGCTTCTATTGATGTTAAGAAGATAGGAATGCCACTGTATAAGGGATTCGTTTTAACATTGATGAAGTTCATCTTTGGTGTTGCGTTTGGCCTGCTGGTTACCAAATTGTGCGGTGTGGCAGGATTTGCGGGGATTACTCCGATGGCAATCATTGCAGCACTCACTAACTCCGCAGGAGGATTATATTTGGGACTTGCACAGCAGTATGGTGATGAGACGGATGCGGGAGCAATTTCGATTCTGTCATTAAATGACGGTCCGTTCTTTACTATGATTGCAATGGGAACAGCGGGTATGGCATCCATTCCGATTTATGCATTTATTGCAACTTTGATTCCTTTGATCATTGGTATTATCTGGGGCAATCTGGATGATACTTTCCGAAAGGTAGCTGCAGATGCGATGCCGATTATCACATTCTTTATGATGATTCCAATTGGAGCGGGAATGAGCCTGATGAGTCTGGTACAGGGCGGCATGGCAGGATTGATTCTGGCAATGATATCAGCATTGACAGCATTTCTGTTCTATTTTGTATACCAGCTTCTTCTTCCTAAGAATAAGCGGAATGCAATGGGAGCAGCAATTGGAACGACAGCAGCGAATGCGACAAGTGTACCGGCATCTGTGGCAGAGGTGGATCCAACTTGGGAGCCATATGCAGGCACGGCAACGGCGCAGGTCGCCGTGGCAGCGATTGTAACAGCGTTTACAGCACCGATCATAACTTCTATGTGTGATAAGCGTATGAGAAAAAAGAAACTGGGTATTTACTCAGAGGAAGCGATTGCTGAACGGGAAACGATGGCACAAACCCAAGCGCAGTAA
- a CDS encoding GntR family transcriptional regulator: protein MNSRVTMNQEDSMILQRDTFPMQVLNKLMDWIMDGKLKMGEKLNTEELARQLGVSRMPIREALNRLEKMGLAESVPYVGMKLVSLTQDDLLQIYQMRQFLEPLAAGRACEKITEEDVQELEAIHGEYIQIVEQPELNAKELYLQNRKFHFKIYSISDMNRVCSVIESLWDTLSFFKLIYGRDVIKNKTGVPKMIAEHQSYIDALKKRDAETLKRSLYENLAERIEGISRETDFYIV from the coding sequence ATGAATAGTAGAGTGACAATGAACCAGGAAGATTCAATGATACTGCAGAGGGATACATTTCCGATGCAGGTATTAAATAAATTGATGGATTGGATTATGGACGGGAAATTAAAAATGGGAGAAAAGCTAAATACCGAAGAACTTGCAAGACAGCTTGGTGTAAGCAGGATGCCGATTAGAGAGGCATTGAATAGGCTGGAGAAGATGGGATTAGCAGAATCAGTACCCTATGTAGGTATGAAATTAGTATCCCTGACGCAGGATGACCTTTTGCAGATATATCAGATGCGTCAGTTTCTGGAACCTTTAGCAGCAGGCAGAGCATGTGAGAAGATTACAGAAGAAGACGTACAAGAGCTGGAGGCTATACATGGGGAATATATACAGATTGTTGAGCAGCCAGAATTGAATGCTAAGGAGTTGTATCTGCAGAATCGGAAATTCCATTTTAAGATTTATTCTATCAGCGATATGAATAGAGTATGTTCAGTCATTGAATCATTGTGGGATACATTATCATTTTTTAAACTGATCTATGGTCGAGATGTTATCAAGAATAAAACTGGTGTGCCTAAGATGATTGCAGAACACCAGAGTTATATTGATGCCTTGAAAAAGAGAGATGCTGAAACTTTGAAGCGGTCATTGTATGAGAACCTGGCTGAGAGGATAGAAGGTATTTCGCGGGAAACAGATTTTTATATAGTGTAA